The genomic region AGTTATTGATGACCTCTATAAATACCTCGTCAAAAATCCCTAAATCATGGCTATAAACATCTTATTCGTTTGCAAATCCTGCCACTAAACTAAAAGCCTTGTTGATTAAACCAAGCTTCTAAATCAACCATTCTCTGAAAATCTAACAGCGCTATGCCCATATTTTCTAATTTTTCCAAAGGCAGAGCTTCAACACGCTGACGTAGTTCTTGAGATAATTCTCCTACCCGTCAGGTTAGTTGATCTGTATTCACTCTGACCAATTTTCTATTTTGAGGTTAGGAATTTGTGAAAAATCTTGATAATTGCGTGTTGCTACTATTGCATTTTGAGTGAGAGCAATGGAGGTAATTATTAAGTCTTTTTCAATTTTCTTTTTCGCTAGAGCTTTGGAGTTTTGCCGTAAAGTTTGGTAACAATTTTCGGCATGGAAGTCAAAATTTAAAACAGTTATTACCTTGATAAACTCTGTGGTTTTCCATAGCTTTTTATAAAGGTTAGCAAGATTATTAGCTTGTGCGGGGTCATGTAATCTACCAACCCAACCGTTGAATAGCTCTTGCACAGTAACTACAGTAATCGCTACGTTATTATAATGCTTTTCTACTTGGGCAATTATGGATTTATTCCCAGCTAAAAACAGTGAGACATGATCAGTATCGAGAATCCAGAAGCTCATATATCGCTGTCTTGTTCGCGCTCTGCTCTGATTTCTTTCATGATTTCCATAAAATCTGGATCGTCTTTAAAGATACCTGCAAATCTCATCAAAGAGTTTTTTGGATTAGATAGCTGTATTGGTGCCGGAATCTTGATTATTTCGGCTTTAGCAAGACGTTTATGTAATAGTTGTTGAACTTTTTTAACTGCCCCTTCTTTTGTTTCGTCTCTAATTTGGCAATCAGGGATTTCTAGGACAGTTGCTACAGTAAAACCATCAGTTGTACTTTCTAATAATATGCTCCAGTTATCCATAAGATTTTTCTGGGATGTCATTGATATAATTAGCTGATACTTCCATTTTATCAGAACTTATACCCCTATTTTTTTGTTAATTTACCACTAGAAAAAAGCACAACAGCCTTACTAAATTTATGCAACTATATATTGAAAACCCCAAAGGAACTGTAGTTTGGAAACAGATTCCGGAACTTTTACATTTCGCGATTTCCACACAAATCCCACCTGTAGCCATACAAAATTATATTAATCAACAAATATCACTCTCAAACTAAAAACCTTGTTGATTAACCAAGCTTCTAAGTCAGCCATTTCCTGAAAATCTAACAGCGCTACGCCCAGATTTTCTAATTGTTCCAAACGGAGAGCTTCAACACACTGACGCACTTCTTGAGATAATTCTCCTACCCGTCGGGTTAATAGACGCAAAATGAGCGCTCTTTCTGTTTGTACTGCTCGTTTTTCTTCCTCCTGTAATCCCCTTCCTCAAGGATTTCCTAATAAATTACTGCTAGCGCATCATACCCTCCCGAAATAATTGTTGGATTAAGTCCTTCCTATATTTTAATTCCGCTAAGATTTGCGTATAAGCAGATATTTCTCCTCGTTTGTTCACAGCAACTTGATTCACTTGTTCCACAACTCGTTGTAATAAAACTTGTGGTTGGTTGGTGGCGGCTAATGGTGCTAATGGTAACAAAGCTTCATCATTGAGAAATATTTCCAGGTTTTCCTCCCACATTCGCATTACCCGATATTCATGACGAGTAGTTTCTGTTGAAGGATGTTTCGATGACTGTTTCTGGGGTTGGGGGAAGCAATAGGACAACAACTTGAGTGATTGGGAGACGATACAACCGATACAACCTCACCCAATAATCAAGCATTCGCAAAGGAAGTGGTGGTGTAGATTCCAGTTTGGTTTGAAATTCTAGGTGTAAAATCCGTTCTTGTAGCTGTAAAAATGTCACGTAATCAGCGCGTATTGGTTCAATACTCAGTTCGGTTTTGAGAATTTTGACGTTGGTTTGTGGTGTACCTAAAACCCAACTGGCAAAGTTAACGGGGTATTTTTCCGATAGTAATTTGCAGAGATTATCAAAGGACATTGAGGATGAGGAAACGTTCAACTAGTTTATATTTTTACAATTCTTTTGGTTCTAAATTATTTTGAGAATAATAATTTGGATTGAAATCTACTATAATTTTTTCTTCTAAATCATAATCAAGATCAGAATATCCGTCTTCATCTAAAAAATATGCATTCTGTTTGTAGCATTCAGTGATAATTAAGATAAAATCTTTAATACTTTGACAGATTATAGTTATATCGGGGTTTCCTCTCATAATCCTTACAACTGATTGGTTATCTGGTAAAGTTCTTACGCAGTAATAATCTCCTGCACCATCGTATAAAAAGAAATCATATCTGGTTGCCAATGCCAGGAATCTGGGTACTTATGATATACTTCCTGCAAAAGATTGATTATTTTTTGTACTTTATCAATTTCGATTAAAACATATCCAGGAAGCAAATCTGTTGGGTAGTTAAAATCTTTATAACGTTTAAAGCAGAATCCACTGATACACGAATATATAGCGATTAAACCTTCAGGAATCGGATGAATTGTGATGCACTTTTGAATTTCTTCTGCTGATAAACCTTCTCCTAGATTAGCAATATATCCAGGTCGTTGCTTTTCAATAATTTCTAGGAGGTTTCTGAAGTCTTGTTTAATCTTTCCGCGCTTGTTCATATATATTGGTTATCATCATGTTAAAGGATTTTTGTTCTGTGTTGCCGAAATTATAGTTTGTTCAATTCTCTTCAACCTTGTTTGTGGACGTTTAGCACTTTCAATCCAAAAAAGAATATTCTTTTTAGATGAGTTACTAAATGCCTCAAAATGCATCTTGGCAGTTTCGTTTGCTTCTAATGCTTGCTTTAAATCTGTCGGAATTATTAACTCTTCTATCGCATCTAACTTATTCCATGAACCATCTTTTTTTGCTGCTTCAATTTTTTCTAAACCTACCTTAGTCATCAAACCTTGTTCTATAAGTTCTTCAATATATTGCTTATTTAATTTCGACCATACGCTTTTCGGTTTGCGTGGCGTAAATATTTGCATATAACATTCTTCATCTAATGATTTGACTTTACTGTCAATCCAACCAAAGCATAAGGCTTCTTTGACTGCTTCACTATATTTAACGCTGGGTTTTCCACTTTTTACTTTATAGTAAACAAGCCATATACCTTTGGATATCTGATGGTTTTTCTCTAACCATTGTCGCCATTCTTCACGATTTTTGGCATAAAATGTGTACAGTTGATTAGTAAATTTAGACATAATATAAAGTTATAATTAAAGGCAGATGGCAGTAGGTACAAAGCCATTATTAAATAGGTTTGAAAGGTTGGTATTTTACGTTTAATTTGTTCAGCCACTCAGAAGTTTAAAATTGCATCAATATTTATGTGGTATGGCACTCTTACATAGTAGTCCTAAATTGTTCATGAAAAACAAGATCCCCGACTTCTTTGAGGAGTCGGAGATCTGTGTCATTAATAACTAAATTAAATTATCAATTAGCGGAATCTGTTCGGATTCAAACGATTAGCAGATGAAGGGTTTTGAGTAGGAGCTTGAGTGCGAATTGCTACGCCATTTTTGAGTTTGCTGCCGTTACCGCCATCTTTGCGATCTAGGAAAGGTCTAAGGTCAATCGGATCGCGAGATGCGCGAGTGCGGTTGTTATTAACGCTATTACTGCCATTACCCAACAGTGTTCTACCCATATTGTATATTTCTTGAACCCCGTTACCATTACTACGACTGGTAAATGTGTTTACACCTATGGTTGTTTGTCCACTGTCAGCACTAATGAGATTTTGGAATACACTATCACGTACAGCGTAGGCATCATATCCAGGAGGTACTGTTAATACAAGGCGGCAGGCTGGGTTTGCCTCAGTAGTAACACAGAGTACGTTATATCCATTTAAGGTAGATGTACGGAGTTCTGTCAAGCCGTCAGGACGATAGGTTTCCA from Chlorogloeopsis sp. ULAP01 harbors:
- a CDS encoding type II toxin-antitoxin system VapC family toxin, translating into MSFWILDTDHVSLFLAGNKSIIAQVEKHYNNVAITVVTVQELFNGWVGRLHDPAQANNLANLYKKLWKTTEFIKVITVLNFDFHAENCYQTLRQNSKALAKKKIEKDLIITSIALTQNAIVATRNYQDFSQIPNLKIENWSE
- a CDS encoding YdeI/OmpD-associated family protein → MSKFTNQLYTFYAKNREEWRQWLEKNHQISKGIWLVYYKVKSGKPSVKYSEAVKEALCFGWIDSKVKSLDEECYMQIFTPRKPKSVWSKLNKQYIEELIEQGLMTKVGLEKIEAAKKDGSWNKLDAIEELIIPTDLKQALEANETAKMHFEAFSNSSKKNILFWIESAKRPQTRLKRIEQTIISATQNKNPLT
- a CDS encoding COP23 domain-containing protein; this translates as MKLQPLKLVLLSSLGLSLALSNSTVFAQRADDVVVPTVPGNGTSTTTNTSTTTTINNSSTTIDPGTRFSCQNYNGQYTVMYQPESQSGQFFAWATPRALGGGWDAYKRCATIAERLETYRPDGLTELRTSTLNGYNVLCVTTEANPACRLVLTVPPGYDAYAVRDSVFQNLISADSGQTTIGVNTFTSRSNGNGVQEIYNMGRTLLGNGSNSVNNNRTRASRDPIDLRPFLDRKDGGNGSKLKNGVAIRTQAPTQNPSSANRLNPNRFR